A region of the Emcibacteraceae bacterium genome:
TATTCTGGGTAAAGACCAGCGGTCTGTTATCCTGCTTCGCCCAGAGGAATATGGTACATTCCCCTTTATTCATTTCCTGTGGTGGCAGGGTCAGTAACACCGTTGCTCTTACAGATGATGACACCCGAGCCGAAGTGACCGGACCGGGCCCCGGCCCGGCACCACGCATTCCCGGTGGATGCCCAAGTCCCACTTTTGCACTACATCCGGCTAAGGATAGAACAATAAGGGATAAAAGCAGCCATGAGGATTTTTTTGTTAATTTTTTCATCTGTCTATCTCCATAACCGTTTGCCAGAAACCATTTGCCTTTGTAAATCCCCTTGCCGACAATTCATTGGTCACACGCGGCAGATCGTTAAGACTTTCCGGCAGCTTTATATTTATCATCGCTTTTGATGCCTGTTCATTAAGTTCCCCGCTTAGTGAAATTTCAAATCCCTGCCCGCTTGTCTGAAGTGTCATATTTATATTGCCATCATCACATTGACCCTGCCCACTTAGGGGTGGCAATTCCAGCGCAAGACCTGAAAAAAGTAAATCCGTCAGATTTGATTTAATCATAAAATTCCCGGCTCGGCATTGTCCATTTTCACCTATTTTCAGCTGATCTGAGTTCAAAATAAAATCCGTCGGAAAACTATTGGTATTTTTGGAAACAATAACGTTCGCAGAAGCATGAATATCGTTAAGAATAAAATCACCCTGACCAGCACTTGTTATGGTTCCGGTAATCTGCCCCTGATTATTTTCTGCCTTGAAACCCGCTGCAAGCTGAAACAGCAATAATTTACCGATTTTGGGTTCAAGCTCCAATTTATGAATTGGGTAACCGTCAAAAATCGCATCATAGATTTCCACCTGCCAGAGAGTTCCCTCTATCGAGCGATAATTTAAGCCTGTATTCCTTAACCATCCGCCGATTATGCCTGCCGGTAAATTGAAAATGCTCAGCAAAACGAAAGCGGCAACAAATAAAATAATCAGATATTTTTTTGGAAATACGGAATGATCGGAAAGGCTTAAACTTGTCATTTTATATCCCCTGCAAATTCAAACTGCCCCCGCAGACTTTCTGAGTTTGCGTTTTTCTGTAACGACAATTTTTTGACCTCACGGTCATAACGACTATTCATTAAAAGAAGCCAGTTAAATATCTGATCTGTTTTTGCCGCATCAATCCAGAAGGATACATCACCATCACGGCCCGGCTGTATCCGGGAAATGGCAATACCTGTTTCTTTTGAAGCGATCGTTGCCGCTTCCCTTAAGTCAACTGCTCCCATTTTTTGATCCGGGCTTTTAATACCGCGTGAAGCTTCCGCCTTTGAGGCAAGTTCAAGAATTCTCGAGTAAGCGGCTTTTTCCGCTTCCATTGCCCGCCTTGAGGTTTGCTCTTTTTCAATCAGCGGCCTGATCATGAGCAGATAGATAAAAAAGATCGCAACCACTAACCCGCACAGGCAGATCAGCAGCTGTTCTCTTTCCGTCAGTCCTGACCAGAATGCTTTCATCAAACACCCCCTGTAATCATGAAACTGCTGAAAATCATGGTTCCATCCTGGCTGCTGTCCCCTTGCGTGACAGTGAGCCCTGCATTCTCAAGCATACTTTCAAAAGATGTCGCCTCAGCATAATTCTCGGAAATCACGGTAATATTCATAACCGGCTCACCGCTATTTTTATCATAACTAAGGCTTTCAAGTCTTACGCCACCTGACTGGCTGACCGCTTTGAATATGGTGTCTGAAAGGGATAAAAACGCCTGTCCCGAGCCATCGTTTTCACTGGTCGTCAGGTTTCTCATCTGCGCCTCGACATTGACGATACGCTTTACGTCTGGATATGTTTTTTTGAATATTTGAGTGGAGGCATCGGCATAACTCTGTCTTTGTTTTGCATTATCCGCAATCATCAATGACATACTGATGATCCAGATGATAAGCCCGGCAAGCAATATAAACCCAAGTCGGTAGGCAGGCCGGAAATAAGCCATAATAGGCATCCGCGGACTATATTTACCGCTGGCTAAGCCAACTCCATCCGGCATGTCTTCCGACGGTGTGGCCTCATGGGTTTGATGACCTTTTACAACATGGTCAAGCACATTCACATTTACGCAAAAACCGGTTCCATCGCTGCGGCGCGCCAATATGCGCTCGCCATCATTATAAATAGCAATTCCACTTGTCGGAACTTTTATCAATGCATAATCCGGCCAGGCGGCTTTTAAAATTTTCCCTTTTTTCGCGGCCATTTCCTTTGCTGCCATCATGACTTTATGATCGCAGACACCAATCAGATATTGGCCGTTTTCAAATTTTTTTATTATTGAAATATGAACTTCATCCACATTTCCGGCCAGATAATCAGCCATTACCCCGGGTAAAATTTTCAAAAGCTTTGCCGATGGCAGATCAGGAAGCGTCACAACGAAGAAACTGACCGCTTCCCCGGGAAGGATTGCAACGGTGTCAGCGTAATTCGCGCTTTCAATAATTTTGATCTGCTCAATCATCGTTTAAGTCCCTGCCATCCGGCTAATCAGCTCATATGTGCCATCATCCTTAATCAGTATGACACTTTGCCGGCTTATTCTGGCATCAAAATATTCCACTTCGATTGTTAATCTATAGCGTTTAGCGCTCACCTGAAACTGCTTTCTGATCGCGTTATCAATTTCCTTATTTATTAAGAGCGGATTGTTCCAGAATCTCGCAACATTATCATATCCGGCGGCCGGTCTTTCTTCGATGACAGACCTTACTGCTTCCAGCGGATATTCCGGCCCCAAAAGCGCCCGAATAAAGAGTGCCTGATCGGGACGGATGGAATTTAAATTAACGACCGTTTGCATTAAAAGCGGGTCAACACAGGTAAATTTTGATAGGACCTCAATAAGCTCAGGTGTATAGCCGCGCACAAGCCGTAGTTCATTGAGTTCACGGATCGGATAATTGGCGGCGCGGTAGGGAACCTCGGCTTGCGAATAACTGAAAGATTCAGCGCCGGATTGCATTGGCCGATCATCGGTATCCTGCCAGTCCACAAGGGCCGCTGCCAATGACTGTGCCTGTCTTTCACCTATACCAATTTCCCTTAAAAGCTGGATGTACTGTTCATAGCCGATCTGGTTGACTTCAAATCCCTCTGCATTGTTGGCCGCAACCAGTGAATTTAAGTTAAAGCAATTGGAATATTCCGCGAGCTCGCCCTTAACCGTCCCGCCGTCAATGGGGAAAGTGACCTTCTGACGATCATCATCAATACCCATCACGGCAGCCAGCGTTTGATTTTTAGCGAGTTTCACAGCCTGATTGGCGCCAACAATTTCGGCCGCATGGGCAAACTGATCCGCCTGATAATATTCAGAACGGCTGACGATATTTTTTGTAAATAGCCCAAGTTCATCAAATGTCGCGACCATCGCTGCGCTCATCACCGAAACAAGCAGTAAAACCGATATAAGGGCAGCGCCATCATCATTTTTTAAGAAATTCATTGCCCTGCCCCCATCTGAAATACATTTCGGTAGGATGTCTGTTGCCCGTTCTCCGGATTGTTTATCTGCCAGGTCATTTCAATAGCTTTTGGAAAGCGGGCTTTATTGGGGCCCGCTGCCATAATCCAGTTATCCTGCCAAAGAAACCCGTCATAATATTTAAGCGCGACCCCACCGACATGATCCAGCAATATATAATCCCGAAACGGCGTGTTTTCGGTGATATAAGGTCTTTCATATGACCGTCTGACCAGTTTTTTATCCCGGACCAGATAATAAACCGTTTCCGCCGGCGACATGGTCTGATCAACAGCGGCAAACTCACTACCACTTCTGGTAAAACCGATTAATTTTATTACCTTTTCATCTGTTTCATTGGGCTCCGTTGCTGGCCGTGGACTGGCGTGGCTCAGGTCATCCCGAATTTGCAGGCGTGCTTTTTCAATCTGCTTCAGATCACCAAGTCTGGTCATCATCATCTGGTTGGCATCGGCAAAATTACTCATAATGCTCAGGGTAATTAAGGACACAACCGACAGGATAAAAACCGCCACCAGCGTTTCAATAAGGCTGAAACCATCTTCCTGCTTTATGGTATTTTGGGCCATACTCATTTAACTTTTCTAAACCCGTTAAGCCGGTAAAGCGTATCTGTTGACCCTTCCCGGCTAACGGAAAGCGCGATGGTCATTAAGGGTTGGTTCGGAATGCGTGAAATAACGGCCTGCCAGGTATAATCAAACCCTGCCTGATTTTCAGTGCCCTGACGCATTCCCGGTTCCGGTGGAATTTCTGAAACACTTAATTCAGTTAAAGCATTTTCCGCAACAAAGCGGGCAATTTCCTTTTCATTTAATTGACTGCTGCTTCTGATCGCGGTGGATTGGGTCGCCATCATCGGAATAACGGCAAGCGACAATATCGCAATTGCCACCAGCAATTCCAGTAGTGAAAAACCATCCTGCGCGGAAGCCGCCTTCATCATCAGCCTTCCTCAGTCCAGTTGCCGATATCAAGGTCAAGCCCTTCCCCGCCCAGGCGGCCATCAGCCCCATATGAAAATATATCAAACGTACCATGTTCCCCCGGGATCAGATATTGATATTCATGACCCCATGG
Encoded here:
- the gspN gene encoding type II secretion system protein N; translation: MTSLSLSDHSVFPKKYLIILFVAAFVLLSIFNLPAGIIGGWLRNTGLNYRSIEGTLWQVEIYDAIFDGYPIHKLELEPKIGKLLLFQLAAGFKAENNQGQITGTITSAGQGDFILNDIHASANVIVSKNTNSFPTDFILNSDQLKIGENGQCRAGNFMIKSNLTDLLFSGLALELPPLSGQGQCDDGNINMTLQTSGQGFEISLSGELNEQASKAMINIKLPESLNDLPRVTNELSARGFTKANGFWQTVMEIDR
- the gspI gene encoding type II secretion system minor pseudopilin GspI, translating into MMKAASAQDGFSLLELLVAIAILSLAVIPMMATQSTAIRSSSQLNEKEIARFVAENALTELSVSEIPPEPGMRQGTENQAGFDYTWQAVISRIPNQPLMTIALSVSREGSTDTLYRLNGFRKVK
- the gspK gene encoding type II secretion system minor pseudopilin GspK → MNFLKNDDGAALISVLLLVSVMSAAMVATFDELGLFTKNIVSRSEYYQADQFAHAAEIVGANQAVKLAKNQTLAAVMGIDDDRQKVTFPIDGGTVKGELAEYSNCFNLNSLVAANNAEGFEVNQIGYEQYIQLLREIGIGERQAQSLAAALVDWQDTDDRPMQSGAESFSYSQAEVPYRAANYPIRELNELRLVRGYTPELIEVLSKFTCVDPLLMQTVVNLNSIRPDQALFIRALLGPEYPLEAVRSVIEERPAAGYDNVARFWNNPLLINKEIDNAIRKQFQVSAKRYRLTIEVEYFDARISRQSVILIKDDGTYELISRMAGT
- a CDS encoding type II secretion system protein GspJ, with protein sequence MSMAQNTIKQEDGFSLIETLVAVFILSVVSLITLSIMSNFADANQMMMTRLGDLKQIEKARLQIRDDLSHASPRPATEPNETDEKVIKLIGFTRSGSEFAAVDQTMSPAETVYYLVRDKKLVRRSYERPYITENTPFRDYILLDHVGGVALKYYDGFLWQDNWIMAAGPNKARFPKAIEMTWQINNPENGQQTSYRNVFQMGAGQ
- a CDS encoding type II secretion system protein M → MKAFWSGLTEREQLLICLCGLVVAIFFIYLLMIRPLIEKEQTSRRAMEAEKAAYSRILELASKAEASRGIKSPDQKMGAVDLREAATIASKETGIAISRIQPGRDGDVSFWIDAAKTDQIFNWLLLMNSRYDREVKKLSLQKNANSESLRGQFEFAGDIK
- the gspL gene encoding type II secretion system protein GspL; this encodes MIEQIKIIESANYADTVAILPGEAVSFFVVTLPDLPSAKLLKILPGVMADYLAGNVDEVHISIIKKFENGQYLIGVCDHKVMMAAKEMAAKKGKILKAAWPDYALIKVPTSGIAIYNDGERILARRSDGTGFCVNVNVLDHVVKGHQTHEATPSEDMPDGVGLASGKYSPRMPIMAYFRPAYRLGFILLAGLIIWIISMSLMIADNAKQRQSYADASTQIFKKTYPDVKRIVNVEAQMRNLTTSENDGSGQAFLSLSDTIFKAVSQSGGVRLESLSYDKNSGEPVMNITVISENYAEATSFESMLENAGLTVTQGDSSQDGTMIFSSFMITGGV